One Firmicutes bacterium CAG:345 genomic region harbors:
- a CDS encoding 50S ribosomal protein L7/L12 (product inferred by homology to UniProt), with the protein MAKLTKEEFIAAIKEMTVVEVVDLVHAIEEEFGVTAAAAVAAAPAEAEAASEGPSEVTLTLKSFGTAKVAVIKAVQAILGIGLMDAKKIVDAAPSPIKEKISPTEAEAFGKQLTDAGAEIEIK; encoded by the coding sequence ATGGCTAAATTAACTAAAGAAGAATTTATTGCTGCCATCAAAGAAATGACAGTTGTCGAAGTCGTCGATCTCGTTCACGCTATTGAAGAAGAATTTGGTGTCACAGCCGCTGCTGCTGTCGCCGCTGCTCCTGCTGAAGCTGAAGCTGCTTCTGAAGGACCAAGTGAAGTTACACTTACACTTAAATCCTTTGGTACTGCTAAAGTTGCAGTTATTAAGGCTGTCCAAGCTATTCTTGGAATTGGCTTAATGGATGCTAAAAAGATTGTTGATGCTGCTCCATCTCCAATTAAAGAAAAAATCAGCCCAACAGAAGCTGAAGCTTTCGGTAAACAACTTACTGACGCTGGCGCCGAAATCGAAATTAAATAA